The Opitutales bacterium ASA1 genome window below encodes:
- the iolX gene encoding scyllo-inositol 2-dehydrogenase — MHTPINVGVVGLGRLGALYARHFATRLPGARLHAVSDVRADSTAKIAREFAVACADTDYRRILEDPDLDAVIVMTPTKLHAEVVVAAAAAGKAIFCEKPLSLDLDEALAMKAAVTSAGVFFQLGFMRRFDRAYVAAMRRIRAGDIGRPIVFKSSSRDQFPPPIDYLNPVNSGGLFIDMGIHDFDLARWFMGEVATVHSCGAAVADPRIAEVGDVDNAFTTLRFESGAIGMVSLSRNGIYGYAIHTEIVGTEGTLQIGYDRETALLTMTKDRISHDTVPGFLERFDQAYLSQLEDFVENLRSGRPAPVTCDDGIAAQRIALAATRSLHSGATESVS, encoded by the coding sequence ATGCATACCCCGATCAACGTGGGCGTCGTCGGCCTCGGTCGCCTCGGTGCTCTCTACGCCAGACACTTCGCCACCCGCCTTCCCGGCGCCCGTCTGCACGCCGTCAGCGACGTCCGCGCCGACTCCACTGCGAAGATCGCACGCGAGTTCGCAGTCGCCTGCGCCGACACCGACTACCGCCGTATACTCGAAGATCCCGATCTCGACGCCGTGATCGTGATGACGCCGACGAAGCTGCACGCCGAAGTCGTCGTGGCAGCGGCCGCGGCGGGGAAGGCGATCTTCTGCGAGAAACCCCTCTCCCTCGACCTCGACGAGGCACTCGCCATGAAGGCCGCCGTCACGTCCGCAGGAGTGTTTTTCCAACTCGGGTTCATGCGACGCTTCGACCGAGCCTACGTCGCCGCGATGCGCCGCATTCGGGCTGGAGACATTGGACGCCCGATCGTCTTCAAATCGTCGTCGCGCGACCAGTTTCCGCCGCCCATCGACTACCTGAATCCCGTCAACAGCGGCGGGCTCTTCATCGACATGGGCATCCACGACTTCGATCTCGCCCGCTGGTTCATGGGCGAAGTCGCGACGGTCCACAGTTGCGGTGCCGCCGTCGCCGACCCGCGCATCGCCGAGGTCGGAGACGTCGACAACGCCTTCACCACGCTCCGCTTCGAAAGCGGCGCGATCGGCATGGTGAGCCTGAGCCGCAACGGCATCTACGGCTACGCCATCCACACCGAGATCGTCGGCACGGAAGGTACCTTGCAGATCGGATACGATCGCGAGACGGCACTCCTCACGATGACGAAAGACCGCATCAGCCACGATACGGTCCCGGGTTTCCTCGAGCGCTTCGATCAAGCCTACCTGAGCCAGCTCGAAGACTTCGTGGAAAACCTCCGCTCGGGCCGCCCCGCACCCGTCACGTGCGACGACGGCATCGCCGCCCAGCGCATCGCCCTCGCCGCCACGCGCTCGCTCCACTCCGGCGCGACCGAGTCGGTGTCCTGA
- a CDS encoding agmatine deiminase family protein gives MPASPNLTKETPTALGFRMPAEWEPQEAVWLSWPHKRASWPGRFRPIPAKFAEIVATISRFQKVRINAARELHPRAVRLCAKAGAMMERVEFYAHPTDDSWCRDHGPIFVKNDVTGEVAITDWEYNAWGGKYPPYDRDNQVPPRIARALGMRRFAKRMVLEGGSIDVNGRGLLLTTESCLLNPNRNPRLSRGQIEQALCEYLGVTTVVWLGDGIEGDDTDGHIDDLSRFYREDAIVTVVEPNKRDRNHRPLVDNLERLRALRTPAGRKFEIAELPMPVGRWIDDQRLPASYANFLVINGAVLVPTFRQKKRDAEALAVLEGCFPGREVIGIDCLDLVWGLGTLHCISQQQPA, from the coding sequence ATGCCAGCATCCCCGAACCTGACCAAGGAAACGCCCACTGCGCTCGGGTTTCGCATGCCGGCCGAGTGGGAACCACAGGAGGCCGTATGGCTCTCATGGCCCCACAAACGCGCCTCTTGGCCAGGCCGTTTCCGGCCCATTCCCGCGAAGTTCGCCGAGATCGTCGCGACGATCAGTCGCTTCCAAAAGGTCCGCATCAATGCCGCTCGCGAACTTCACCCGCGGGCGGTGCGTCTGTGCGCGAAGGCGGGAGCGATGATGGAGCGCGTCGAGTTCTACGCTCATCCGACCGACGACTCCTGGTGTCGCGATCATGGTCCGATCTTCGTCAAGAACGACGTGACGGGAGAGGTGGCGATCACCGACTGGGAATACAACGCGTGGGGCGGCAAATACCCTCCCTACGATCGCGACAACCAAGTGCCGCCGCGCATCGCGCGAGCCCTCGGAATGCGGCGCTTCGCGAAACGCATGGTCCTCGAAGGCGGCTCGATCGACGTCAATGGTCGGGGACTCCTGCTCACGACCGAGTCCTGCCTGCTCAATCCCAACCGAAATCCGCGACTTTCGCGCGGGCAGATCGAGCAGGCGTTGTGCGAGTATCTCGGCGTCACGACCGTCGTTTGGCTCGGGGACGGGATCGAAGGCGACGACACCGATGGCCACATCGACGACCTCTCGCGTTTCTATCGCGAGGATGCGATCGTCACCGTGGTCGAGCCGAACAAGCGCGACCGCAACCATCGCCCGTTGGTCGACAATCTCGAGCGGTTGCGCGCCCTTCGCACGCCTGCGGGACGTAAGTTCGAGATCGCCGAACTGCCGATGCCGGTGGGCCGTTGGATCGACGATCAACGGCTTCCGGCCAGCTACGCCAATTTTCTCGTGATCAACGGGGCCGTCCTCGTCCCGACGTTTCGGCAGAAGAAGCGCGATGCAGAGGCCCTCGCCGTCCTCGAGGGCTGCTTCCCGGGCCGCGAAGTGATTGGAATCGACTGCTTGGATCTCGTCTGGGGGCTCGGGACTCTGCATTGCATTTCCCAGCAGCAACCCGCCTGA
- a CDS encoding carbon-nitrogen hydrolase — MKVKLGLLQHACVADPAANLEKTLALAARAADAGAQIICTQELFRSQYFCQNEDHANFALAETIPGPSTEAFQKLAKERGVVFVASLFEKRASGLYHNTAVVIDADGSLLGVYRKMHIPDDPLFYEKFYFTPGDTGFRAWQTKFGRIGVLVCWDQWYPEGARLTALQGAEILFYPTAIGWHPSEKSEYGERQHGAWETIQRSHGVANGCYVAAVNRIGLETPIGGDGLEFWGQSFVSGTSGEILAKASVDAEEVLVVPVDLQKVDTTRTHWPFLRDRRIDAYGDLTRRFID; from the coding sequence ATGAAGGTCAAACTCGGACTCCTTCAGCACGCCTGCGTCGCTGATCCCGCCGCCAACCTCGAGAAAACACTCGCGCTCGCCGCGCGTGCCGCGGACGCCGGTGCGCAGATCATCTGCACGCAGGAGCTGTTTCGCTCCCAGTACTTTTGTCAGAACGAGGACCACGCAAACTTCGCGCTCGCCGAGACCATCCCCGGTCCGAGCACCGAGGCGTTCCAGAAGCTCGCCAAGGAACGCGGCGTCGTGTTCGTCGCCTCGCTTTTCGAAAAGCGAGCGTCCGGCCTCTACCACAACACGGCGGTGGTTATCGACGCAGACGGTTCGCTTCTCGGTGTGTATCGCAAGATGCACATCCCGGACGATCCGCTGTTCTACGAGAAGTTCTACTTCACGCCGGGCGATACGGGTTTTCGGGCGTGGCAGACGAAGTTCGGCCGCATCGGCGTACTCGTCTGCTGGGATCAATGGTATCCGGAGGGCGCGCGCCTCACGGCTTTGCAGGGGGCCGAGATCCTTTTCTATCCGACCGCGATCGGTTGGCATCCGTCGGAGAAATCCGAATACGGTGAACGGCAGCACGGCGCGTGGGAGACCATCCAGCGATCGCACGGAGTCGCCAACGGCTGTTACGTCGCCGCCGTGAACCGCATCGGGCTGGAAACTCCGATCGGGGGCGATGGTCTCGAGTTCTGGGGCCAGAGCTTCGTCTCCGGAACCAGCGGCGAGATTCTCGCCAAGGCTTCCGTCGATGCCGAGGAGGTTCTCGTGGTCCCGGTCGATCTCCAGAAAGTGGATACGACCCGCACGCATTGGCCCTTCCTGCGCGACCGCCGCATCGACGCCTACGGGGACCTCACTCGGCGCTTCATCGACTGA
- a CDS encoding response regulator transcription factor: protein MSAKPKPLILIVEDEPELANIIAHQLETVGMQTQTYHRTAHAMRFLKSNFANLMLLDITLPDQDGFSFLDELKRAELNLPVIFLTGNDSEVSKVKGLELGADDYVTKPFSAAELIARINAVLRRAEAARDFNVTKNAKITDQPFDFENASVDPRTLTATFPDGSTEKLGRKEFGIIAYLAANEGVIITRKHLIHSVWGLHADVRSRSLDQYIVKIRDLFGRKGRPLSNLRTVHGIGYEYSRNEEVDTGASASS from the coding sequence ATGTCGGCCAAACCCAAGCCCCTCATCCTCATCGTCGAAGACGAACCCGAGTTGGCGAACATCATCGCCCACCAGCTCGAAACCGTGGGGATGCAAACGCAGACCTACCATCGCACCGCCCATGCGATGCGGTTTCTGAAGTCCAACTTCGCGAACTTGATGTTGCTCGACATCACCCTGCCCGATCAGGACGGCTTCTCGTTTCTCGACGAATTGAAGCGCGCCGAGCTCAATCTTCCGGTCATCTTCCTCACGGGCAACGACTCCGAGGTCTCCAAGGTCAAAGGACTCGAACTCGGCGCCGACGACTACGTGACCAAGCCGTTCAGTGCGGCCGAGTTGATCGCCCGGATCAACGCGGTGTTGCGTCGCGCCGAGGCCGCTCGCGACTTCAACGTCACCAAAAACGCGAAGATCACCGACCAACCCTTCGATTTCGAGAACGCGTCGGTCGACCCGCGCACGCTCACCGCGACCTTCCCCGACGGCTCGACCGAGAAACTCGGACGCAAGGAATTCGGCATCATCGCCTACCTCGCGGCGAACGAAGGCGTGATCATCACGCGCAAGCACCTCATCCACTCGGTTTGGGGCCTCCATGCGGACGTCCGTAGCCGCTCGCTCGACCAATACATCGTGAAGATCCGCGATCTGTTCGGTCGCAAGGGACGCCCTCTCTCCAATCTCCGCACGGTGCACGGCATCGGTTACGAATACTCCCGTAACGAAGAAGTGGATACGGGCGCTTCGGCCTCGAGCTGA
- the hisG gene encoding ATP phosphoribosyltransferase, which produces MSNPQPLLMIGLPKGSLEEATRSLFARAGYKITVSSRSYRPSFDDPELDGRLVRAQEVSRYVEHGFFDCGLTGHDWILENESDVVEVCDLIYSKASTLKSRWVIAVPEASDIRTVKDLAGKRIATELVGTTKRFLEKHGVKALVEFSWGATEVKVPDLVDAIVDITETGSSLRANKLRIVDSILETNTKLIANKQSWEDPAKRRKIESIALLIRAALEAESKVGLKLNAPRAKLAELLSSLPALRNPTISPLSDDAWVAIETIIAEQVVREIIPQLKALGAEGIIEYPLNKVVY; this is translated from the coding sequence ATGTCCAATCCCCAGCCGCTGCTGATGATCGGATTGCCGAAGGGCAGTCTGGAGGAGGCCACCCGATCGCTCTTTGCGCGGGCTGGCTACAAGATCACGGTCAGTTCGCGTTCGTATCGGCCCTCGTTCGACGATCCCGAACTCGATGGGCGCCTCGTGCGGGCGCAGGAAGTCTCGCGCTACGTGGAACACGGGTTCTTCGATTGCGGCCTGACCGGGCACGATTGGATCCTCGAGAACGAGTCGGACGTGGTGGAAGTGTGCGACCTGATCTACAGCAAGGCGTCGACGTTGAAGTCGCGATGGGTGATCGCCGTGCCGGAGGCCAGCGATATCCGCACGGTCAAGGACTTGGCGGGCAAGCGGATCGCCACCGAACTGGTGGGCACGACCAAACGCTTTCTCGAGAAACACGGAGTGAAGGCCTTGGTGGAGTTTTCCTGGGGCGCGACGGAGGTGAAGGTGCCAGACCTCGTCGATGCGATCGTGGACATCACGGAGACCGGTAGTTCGTTGCGGGCCAACAAGCTCCGCATCGTCGACAGCATCCTCGAAACCAACACCAAGCTCATCGCGAACAAGCAGAGCTGGGAGGACCCCGCGAAGCGTCGCAAGATCGAGAGCATCGCGCTGCTCATCCGCGCGGCCTTGGAGGCGGAAAGCAAAGTCGGTCTCAAACTCAACGCCCCACGGGCGAAGCTCGCCGAGTTGTTGTCCTCGTTGCCGGCTTTGCGCAACCCGACGATTTCGCCGTTGAGCGACGATGCCTGGGTCGCGATCGAGACCATCATCGCCGAGCAGGTCGTCCGGGAAATCATCCCGCAGCTCAAGGCGCTCGGTGCCGAGGGTATCATCGAGTACCCGCTCAACAAGGTCGTGTATTGA
- the smc gene encoding chromosome segregation protein SMC: protein MHLRALKINGFKSFADTTELKFDPGVTAIVGPNGCGKSNIADAIRWVLGEQSAKALRGGNMQDVIFSGTDRRKPLPLCEVSLLLTNCEEQLGMEFHEVEITRRVMRDGGGEYLINGRQCRLKDIQKLFMDTGVGRTSYSIMAQGQIDQILSSKPEERRAVFEEAAGITKYKSQRREALNKLGLVDQNLSRVTDVINEVGRQIGSLRRQASKALRFKRLSHRLRHLDLALGGHTYEVLSGAIGELETVAGQRSDEAGRFQAELEEKETTLADRKAERSRLLHRVQEAQQAVFDLRSQREQASNGANLADIRRNGLEERIEQSRQELEAVQAQLAELEERADASTQDKQMQLGILGDSDEVFRVRNSDLQSIEARQREAETGIQQLKYRLLEAESALVRLRNDCANLEVEDRTAQARRERLAEEFAEQDSAEARAREAVQLAQEQVEGARQRQNEAHEAVAAAQASIAQLGAEFKDAQRRIQELDRSIAQKSARQKLLQQLQEKLEGFGEGAKALIQGRLGGPFEGRRFAALSEGLKVQPRWVRAVETLLGAAVEAIMVDDGDTARAILDHLAERKLGRACLRFPVPVGSDVGSGVSVPLPETILPAASVLAVEAGQESTHPAASLLAGSYVADTAGAFLDFWRANPAFAFTLVATLDGQLVDRRGLVFGGQQKGGSGILQRTADLKAIAAEIERDQQALGALREAAEGIGRRLDEAERALEDRRREHVEATRQAAGVAAEERNALRAQQETEAKRARLDREQASIEEIHQRAIERLEKARVQFAEGDARVGGFKEQIDNAEKSLAALRAERDVKLEALSQARFDLAEKKQRLEVLNRGLSEIASRRSSLQESRTSRMREIDVWTEQIAQLADEAAAQRARAEECAHTLEVAQTTVASTRAELVRIEESLQVLEREQAYLRENSDSLRSSLSKVQVDLAEKRARLQFLQEEASREHQVGLQSVHWRYELWMAGRQPEGIKALDLDDDGDEDSPAPAAMPTASGAEPTATSPEGAEDARPVAPKAQPTPEELAKFEQTDWNAVRAEVQALRQRIQSMGPVNLVAIEEYGELKQRFEFLKAQCDDLTNSKNELLKAIDEINQTSQRQFADTFAQIRRNFEQTFKTLFSGGHADLILQETDDVLESGIEIVAQPPGTRLRGVSLLSGGQKTMTAVGLLFAIYMVKPSPFCVLDELDAPLDESNIGRFTTLLRQFTSSSQFIIITHNKRTIAASQSIYGVTMEERGVSKIVSMRFHTEHEQPDMVQLSVSRTATAEKETEAAPAASE, encoded by the coding sequence ATGCACCTGCGGGCGCTCAAGATAAATGGCTTCAAGAGCTTCGCCGACACCACCGAGCTGAAGTTCGACCCGGGCGTCACCGCGATCGTGGGTCCCAACGGCTGTGGGAAGAGCAACATCGCCGACGCCATCCGCTGGGTGCTGGGCGAGCAGAGCGCGAAGGCTCTGCGCGGCGGCAACATGCAGGACGTCATCTTCAGCGGGACGGATCGCCGCAAGCCGCTGCCGCTGTGCGAGGTGTCGCTCCTCCTGACCAATTGCGAAGAGCAGCTCGGCATGGAGTTCCACGAGGTCGAGATCACGCGCCGCGTGATGCGCGACGGAGGCGGCGAGTATCTGATCAACGGCCGGCAGTGCCGCCTCAAGGACATCCAAAAGCTCTTCATGGACACCGGCGTCGGCCGCACGTCCTACTCGATCATGGCGCAGGGCCAGATCGATCAGATCCTGTCCTCCAAGCCCGAGGAGCGACGCGCGGTCTTCGAAGAGGCGGCCGGCATCACGAAGTACAAGAGCCAACGGCGCGAGGCGCTGAACAAGCTCGGCCTCGTCGACCAAAATCTCAGTCGCGTGACCGACGTGATCAACGAGGTTGGTCGGCAGATCGGGAGCTTGCGGCGGCAGGCTTCGAAGGCGTTGCGTTTCAAGCGTCTCAGCCACCGTCTGCGTCACCTCGATCTCGCGCTCGGCGGGCACACCTACGAGGTGTTGAGCGGCGCGATCGGGGAGTTGGAGACGGTCGCGGGCCAGCGCTCGGACGAAGCCGGGCGTTTCCAAGCCGAGTTGGAGGAGAAGGAAACGACGCTCGCGGATCGCAAGGCCGAGCGTTCGCGCCTGCTTCACCGCGTGCAGGAGGCGCAACAGGCGGTATTCGATCTGCGCAGCCAGCGCGAACAGGCGAGCAACGGTGCCAACCTCGCCGACATCCGCCGCAACGGCCTCGAAGAGCGCATCGAGCAGTCGCGCCAAGAACTGGAAGCCGTCCAGGCGCAGTTGGCCGAACTCGAAGAGCGCGCCGACGCGAGCACGCAGGACAAGCAGATGCAGCTCGGCATCCTCGGCGATTCGGACGAGGTCTTCCGTGTCCGCAACAGCGACCTGCAGTCCATAGAAGCGCGCCAGCGCGAGGCCGAGACGGGCATCCAACAACTCAAGTACCGACTTCTCGAGGCCGAGAGCGCGCTCGTGCGGCTACGCAACGACTGCGCGAACCTCGAGGTCGAAGACCGCACCGCGCAGGCCCGCCGCGAGCGACTCGCCGAAGAATTCGCCGAACAGGACAGCGCCGAGGCACGGGCACGCGAAGCCGTGCAGCTCGCGCAGGAGCAAGTCGAGGGTGCTCGGCAGCGGCAAAACGAAGCGCACGAGGCGGTCGCGGCAGCGCAGGCGTCAATCGCACAACTCGGTGCGGAGTTCAAAGACGCCCAACGCCGGATCCAGGAACTCGACCGCTCCATCGCGCAGAAGAGCGCGCGCCAGAAACTGCTCCAGCAACTGCAGGAAAAACTCGAGGGCTTCGGCGAAGGAGCGAAGGCGTTGATCCAAGGTCGCCTCGGAGGTCCGTTCGAAGGTCGGCGTTTCGCGGCCCTGAGCGAAGGACTGAAAGTGCAGCCGCGTTGGGTGCGCGCCGTCGAAACGCTCCTCGGAGCCGCCGTCGAAGCGATCATGGTCGACGACGGCGACACCGCGCGTGCGATCCTCGATCACCTCGCGGAGCGGAAACTGGGGCGCGCGTGTCTGCGTTTCCCGGTACCGGTGGGGTCGGACGTCGGTTCCGGCGTTTCGGTGCCGTTGCCCGAAACGATCCTGCCGGCGGCCTCCGTGCTCGCGGTCGAAGCGGGACAGGAATCGACTCACCCCGCGGCGTCGCTGTTGGCCGGTAGTTACGTGGCGGATACGGCGGGGGCGTTTCTCGATTTCTGGCGAGCAAACCCGGCATTCGCGTTCACGCTCGTCGCGACGCTCGACGGGCAGCTCGTCGATCGCCGGGGACTCGTCTTCGGCGGACAGCAAAAGGGTGGGTCCGGCATCTTACAGCGTACGGCCGACCTCAAGGCCATCGCCGCGGAAATCGAGCGCGACCAACAAGCGCTCGGCGCACTGCGCGAAGCGGCCGAGGGCATCGGTCGACGCCTCGACGAGGCCGAACGCGCGCTCGAAGACCGCCGCCGCGAACACGTGGAAGCCACGCGCCAAGCCGCCGGTGTCGCCGCGGAGGAACGAAACGCGCTCCGAGCGCAGCAAGAGACCGAGGCCAAGCGCGCTCGCCTCGATCGCGAACAGGCTTCGATCGAGGAGATTCATCAGCGAGCGATCGAACGTCTAGAGAAGGCGCGGGTGCAATTCGCCGAAGGCGACGCCCGAGTCGGCGGATTCAAGGAACAGATCGACAACGCGGAAAAATCTCTCGCCGCGTTGCGAGCCGAGCGCGACGTGAAGTTGGAGGCGCTTTCTCAGGCTCGCTTCGATCTCGCCGAGAAGAAGCAGCGGCTGGAGGTCCTCAACCGCGGTCTCTCCGAGATCGCGAGCCGCCGCAGTTCGTTGCAGGAAAGCCGCACCTCGCGCATGCGCGAGATCGACGTGTGGACCGAACAGATCGCACAGCTCGCCGACGAGGCCGCCGCTCAGCGCGCTCGAGCCGAAGAATGCGCGCACACGCTCGAGGTGGCGCAGACGACCGTCGCGTCGACGAGGGCCGAACTCGTGCGGATCGAAGAAAGCCTGCAAGTGTTGGAGCGCGAACAGGCCTACCTGCGCGAGAACAGCGACTCGCTGCGCTCGAGTTTGTCCAAGGTCCAAGTCGACTTGGCCGAAAAGCGGGCGCGACTCCAGTTTCTTCAGGAGGAGGCGTCGCGCGAACATCAGGTCGGACTGCAGTCCGTGCATTGGCGCTACGAGTTGTGGATGGCTGGGCGCCAGCCCGAAGGCATCAAGGCGCTCGACCTCGACGACGACGGCGACGAGGACTCGCCTGCACCGGCTGCGATGCCGACCGCGTCCGGGGCGGAACCTACCGCGACCTCGCCGGAAGGCGCTGAAGATGCCCGGCCCGTCGCGCCGAAAGCTCAACCCACACCGGAGGAGTTGGCGAAGTTCGAGCAGACAGATTGGAACGCCGTGCGCGCGGAGGTGCAGGCTTTGCGGCAACGCATCCAAAGCATGGGTCCAGTCAATCTCGTCGCCATCGAGGAATACGGAGAACTCAAGCAGCGCTTCGAATTCCTCAAGGCCCAGTGCGACGACTTGACCAACTCGAAGAACGAACTGCTCAAAGCGATCGACGAGATCAACCAGACCTCGCAACGGCAGTTCGCGGACACGTTCGCGCAGATCCGTCGCAACTTCGAGCAGACCTTCAAGACGCTCTTCAGCGGCGGACACGCCGACCTGATCCTGCAGGAAACCGACGACGTGCTGGAGTCCGGAATCGAGATCGTGGCGCAGCCGCCGGGCACGCGTCTGCGTGGTGTCTCGTTGCTCTCGGGCGGTCAGAAGACGATGACGGCCGTCGGACTGCTCTTCGCGATCTACATGGTGAAGCCGAGCCCGTTTTGCGTGCTCGACGAACTCGACGCGCCGCTCGACGAGTCGAACATCGGCCGTTTCACGACCTTGTTGCGGCAGTTCACGAGCAGCTCGCAGTTCATCATCATCACGCACAACAAGCGCACAATCGCGGCTTCTCAGAGCATCTACGGCGTCACGATGGAGGAGCGCGGTGTGTCGAAGATCGTGTCGATGCGTTTCCACACGGAGCACGAGCAGCCCGACATGGTGCAGCTTTCGGTGAGTCGTACCGCGACGGCGGAGAAAGAGACCGAAGCGGCTCCGGCTGCGTCGGAGTAG
- a CDS encoding 5-deoxy-glucuronate isomerase: protein MAPHPKQTTNLAACVHRGPQRSWRPGLNTVVAESPGDGLDARMSFGVHALSRGRRLDPVRAKETLCILLRGRARIHIGTTTHVVERSSLFDEGPTAVHAGPGSAFDIVSETASEWVVVSTENTRAFPARLYRNDEFTTEDRGAGLAQGACRRLVRTIFDHSTRPESNLVVGEVVNFPGRWSSYPPHHHPQPEIYHYRFTEPQGYGHAELGDAVFKVRDRDTVVIPGGLDHAQVSAPGYGMYYLWIVRHLPRRPYKGFTYTKEHTWLLDPARQGWSPDRIPTPPRA from the coding sequence ATGGCTCCGCATCCGAAGCAGACGACCAATCTCGCCGCGTGCGTTCACCGCGGCCCGCAACGCTCGTGGAGACCGGGCCTGAACACCGTCGTCGCGGAGAGCCCCGGCGACGGTCTCGACGCCCGCATGAGCTTCGGCGTTCACGCCCTGTCGCGCGGTCGCCGACTCGACCCCGTGCGCGCCAAGGAGACTCTGTGCATCCTCCTCCGTGGCCGCGCTCGTATTCATATCGGCACTACGACGCACGTCGTCGAACGCTCCTCGCTCTTCGACGAGGGACCCACCGCCGTCCACGCCGGCCCCGGCTCCGCATTCGACATCGTCTCCGAGACCGCGAGCGAGTGGGTCGTCGTCTCCACCGAAAACACCCGCGCGTTTCCAGCCCGTCTCTACCGCAACGACGAATTCACGACCGAAGATCGCGGAGCCGGCCTCGCGCAAGGCGCGTGCCGTCGCCTCGTCCGAACGATCTTCGACCACTCGACCCGACCCGAAAGCAATCTCGTCGTCGGCGAAGTCGTGAACTTTCCCGGACGCTGGTCGAGCTACCCACCGCACCATCATCCGCAGCCGGAGATCTACCACTACCGCTTCACGGAACCGCAGGGTTACGGTCACGCCGAGCTCGGCGACGCAGTCTTCAAGGTCCGCGATCGCGACACGGTCGTCATCCCCGGCGGCCTCGACCACGCCCAAGTCTCCGCCCCCGGCTACGGAATGTATTACCTCTGGATCGTGCGGCATCTCCCCCGTCGTCCCTACAAAGGGTTCACCTACACGAAGGAACACACCTGGCTGCTCGACCCCGCACGCCAGGGATGGTCGCCCGACCGGATCCCAACGCCGCCCCGCGCATGA
- the rpsA gene encoding 30S ribosomal protein S1: MQELLAQSSFDSLREGSIIPGVITEIRQNEVVVDIGGKSEGVISAAEFVDLGELQIGSTIDVFLEKLEDRQGNPLLSYDKAQQKKNWENILQKCTEGSIVAGRVRAKVKGGLIVSIGVDSFLPASHVDIQPPKNLDQYVGQTYDFKVLKINLDRKNIVLSRRELIEEQRTAKRRALLDRIAPGQVVRGTVKNITDFGAFIDLDGMDGLLHITDMSWGRVSHPSEVLKQGEEVDVMVIEVNREKERVSLGLKQTKKNPWDEIDRKFPVNAKVRGKVVNLVPYGAFVEIDEGVEGLVHVSEMSWTKRIAKPSDILKVGDEVEAVVLGINKDEQKISLGMRQLEPNPWDMVRHNYPVGAHVRGKVRNITTYGAFVELEEGIDGMVHVSDMSWTRKVNHPSEVLKKGDEVDAIVLDVDVQQQRISLGMKQLADDPWTNIDRYFRIGDVVQGTVTKITSFGAFVELKDHIDGLVHISQITEERVEKVKDVLKPGQVVSARVIKIDRDERRIGLSIKAANYSADELAAEVASYDHIKDRGDLMNLGAIIDEATNK, from the coding sequence ATGCAAGAGCTGCTCGCCCAGAGCTCCTTCGACAGCCTCCGTGAGGGGTCGATCATTCCGGGCGTCATCACCGAAATCCGCCAGAACGAGGTCGTCGTCGACATCGGTGGCAAATCCGAAGGCGTCATCTCCGCCGCCGAGTTCGTGGATCTGGGAGAGCTGCAAATCGGCTCCACCATCGACGTGTTTCTCGAGAAGCTCGAGGACCGTCAGGGCAACCCGCTGCTGTCCTACGACAAGGCCCAGCAGAAGAAGAACTGGGAGAACATCCTCCAGAAGTGCACCGAAGGCTCCATCGTGGCCGGACGTGTGCGCGCCAAGGTGAAGGGTGGTCTCATCGTCAGCATCGGCGTGGATTCGTTCCTGCCTGCCTCGCACGTCGACATCCAGCCGCCCAAGAACCTCGATCAGTACGTGGGCCAGACCTACGACTTCAAGGTCCTCAAGATCAACCTCGACCGGAAGAACATCGTACTCTCCCGCCGCGAGCTGATCGAAGAGCAACGCACGGCCAAGCGCCGCGCCCTGCTCGACCGCATCGCCCCCGGCCAGGTGGTCCGCGGCACGGTCAAGAACATCACCGACTTCGGCGCGTTCATCGACCTCGACGGCATGGACGGTCTGCTCCACATCACCGACATGTCCTGGGGTCGCGTCTCGCACCCGAGCGAAGTGCTCAAGCAGGGCGAAGAGGTCGATGTCATGGTCATCGAGGTCAACCGCGAGAAAGAGCGTGTCTCGCTCGGTCTCAAGCAGACCAAGAAGAATCCGTGGGACGAGATCGACCGCAAGTTCCCGGTCAACGCGAAGGTCCGCGGCAAGGTCGTCAACCTCGTGCCGTACGGTGCGTTCGTCGAGATCGACGAAGGCGTCGAGGGTCTCGTGCACGTTTCGGAGATGTCTTGGACCAAGCGCATCGCGAAGCCGTCCGACATCCTCAAGGTCGGCGACGAAGTGGAGGCGGTCGTCCTCGGCATCAACAAGGACGAGCAGAAGATCTCGCTCGGTATGCGCCAGCTCGAGCCCAACCCGTGGGACATGGTCCGCCACAACTATCCGGTGGGCGCACACGTTCGCGGCAAGGTGCGCAACATCACCACCTACGGCGCCTTCGTGGAACTCGAAGAAGGTATCGACGGCATGGTGCACGTCTCGGACATGTCTTGGACGCGCAAGGTCAACCACCCGAGCGAAGTCCTCAAGAAGGGCGACGAGGTGGATGCGATCGTGCTCGACGTGGACGTGCAACAGCAGCGCATCTCGCTCGGTATGAAGCAGCTCGCGGACGATCCGTGGACCAACATCGATCGTTACTTCCGCATCGGCGACGTGGTGCAGGGTACGGTGACCAAGATCACCTCGTTCGGCGCCTTCGTGGAGTTGAAGGACCACATCGACGGTCTGGTGCACATCAGCCAGATCACCGAGGAGCGCGTCGAGAAGGTGAAGGACGTGCTCAAGCCCGGCCAAGTGGTTTCGGCCCGTGTGATCAAGATCGACCGCGACGAGCGTCGTATCGGTCTCTCGATCAAGGCGGCCAACTACAGCGCCGACGAGTTGGCGGCCGAAGTCGCGTCCTACGATCACATCAAGGATCGTGGCGACCTGATGAACCTCGGCGCGATCATCGACGAAGCGACGAACAAGTAA